Proteins encoded together in one bacterium window:
- a CDS encoding DUF6290 family protein — translation MAVISVRFNPYEEKVLKRLEDYYDEDRSKLLKKSMIEMYENLVDKKEINDFEIKEKNKKVHFYSAEEIIKSI, via the coding sequence ATGGCTGTAATATCTGTAAGATTTAATCCATATGAAGAAAAAGTTTTAAAAAGATTAGAAGACTATTATGATGAAGACCGTTCAAAACTGTTAAAGAAATCCATGATAGAAATGTATGAAAATTTAGTAGACAAAAAAGAGATCAATGATTTTGAAATAAAAGAAAAAAATAAAAAAGTGCATTTCTATTCTGCTGAAGAGATAATAAAAAGTATTTAG
- a CDS encoding toxin — MRTILYYKIMEFKFSKEKNEVLIESRGISFDEVIEAIGKEGVLLEIEHPNQKKFPDQSMFVVNIDNYAYCVPYVKNGKVIFLKTIYPNRKFKHLINGEKNE, encoded by the coding sequence GTGCGCACAATATTGTATTATAAAATTATGGAATTCAAATTCAGCAAAGAAAAGAACGAGGTTTTAATTGAAAGCAGAGGTATTTCTTTTGATGAAGTAATTGAAGCAATTGGCAAAGAAGGTGTTTTATTGGAAATAGAGCATCCTAATCAGAAAAAATTTCCAGATCAAAGCATGTTTGTGGTTAATATAGATAATTATGCGTATTGTGTTCCATATGTAAAAAACGGTAAGGTAATATTTTTAAAGACAATTTATCCTAACAGAAAATTCAAACATTTAATAAATGGAGAAAAAAATGAATAA
- a CDS encoding DNA alkylation repair protein, with the protein MNSIINEIRKELKQNADEKTKKTGQNFFKEKIKVYGVKTAIVSKIGKKYFKNISGKDKAVIFGLCEGLLKSGYMEEAFIAYNWSYFLHENYEPKDFKIFEKWVNNYVRNWAECDTLCNHAIGSFIETFPQYIKKLKTWTKSKNRWVKRASAVTLILPARKGMFLEDVFETADSLLADKDDLVQKGYGWMLKEASRKHEKQVFDYITARKNTMPRTALRYAIEKMPPELKKRAMKKD; encoded by the coding sequence ATGAACAGTATAATCAACGAAATCCGCAAGGAACTGAAACAAAACGCCGACGAAAAGACAAAAAAAACCGGCCAGAATTTTTTCAAGGAAAAAATAAAGGTTTACGGCGTAAAAACTGCCATTGTCAGTAAAATCGGGAAAAAATATTTTAAGAACATAAGCGGCAAGGACAAGGCCGTGATATTCGGCCTCTGTGAAGGACTCTTGAAATCAGGATATATGGAGGAAGCTTTTATCGCTTATAATTGGTCGTATTTTCTCCACGAAAATTATGAACCCAAGGATTTTAAAATATTTGAAAAATGGGTTAACAATTATGTCCGAAACTGGGCGGAATGCGATACATTGTGCAATCACGCGATCGGGTCATTTATTGAGACATTTCCCCAATATATAAAAAAGCTTAAAACCTGGACCAAATCGAAAAACAGGTGGGTTAAACGCGCCTCAGCCGTAACGTTGATTCTGCCCGCGAGAAAAGGAATGTTTCTTGAAGATGTTTTTGAAACAGCCGACAGCCTGCTGGCTGACAAGGACGACCTTGTGCAAAAAGGATACGGCTGGATGCTTAAAGAAGCAAGCCGTAAACACGAGAAGCAAGTTTTTGATTATATAACAGCGCGTAAAAATACCATGCCTCGCACCGCCCTGCGTTACGCCATTGAAAAAATGCCCCCGGAATTAAAGAAAAGAGCAATGAAAAAGGATTGA
- the arsB gene encoding ACR3 family arsenite efflux transporter, with the protein MSETAKLSFFEKYLSIWVVLCIIAGVLAGKVFPVGVTFLSKYEVARVNIPVAVLIWLMIYPMMVQIDFSSIVKAGKKPKGLVVTLVVNWLIKPFTMAIFAAIFLKYIFPAFIDPSLAKEYIAGAILLGAAPCTAMVFVWSYLTDGDPAYTLVQVAINDLVILVAFVPIVKFLLGVNEIIVPYDTLIYSTVLFVVVPLTLGYISRVLLLKYKGPEWFENVFLKILKPVTILGLLLTLVILFAFQGNIIIENPLHILLIAAPLSIQTYFIFIIGYFWSKKWRLKHNIASPAAMIGASNFFELSVAVAISLFGLKSGAALATVVGVLTEVPIMLSLVSFSNKTTHWFKE; encoded by the coding sequence ATGTCTGAAACCGCGAAACTTTCATTTTTTGAAAAATATCTTTCAATATGGGTGGTATTATGTATTATAGCGGGCGTATTGGCTGGAAAAGTATTTCCCGTGGGTGTTACCTTCTTGAGTAAGTATGAAGTAGCGAGGGTAAACATCCCGGTAGCTGTTCTTATCTGGCTTATGATCTATCCGATGATGGTCCAGATTGATTTTTCAAGCATTGTCAAGGCGGGCAAAAAACCAAAAGGCCTTGTTGTGACGTTAGTTGTAAACTGGCTTATAAAACCATTTACCATGGCTATTTTCGCGGCAATATTTTTAAAATACATTTTTCCCGCTTTTATAGACCCGTCATTGGCGAAAGAATATATCGCGGGCGCGATACTTCTTGGTGCGGCACCCTGCACCGCGATGGTTTTTGTCTGGAGTTACCTTACTGATGGCGACCCGGCATATACCCTTGTTCAGGTTGCAATTAATGATTTGGTGATACTTGTCGCTTTTGTGCCTATTGTTAAATTTCTGCTGGGTGTAAACGAGATTATCGTGCCATATGATACCTTAATTTATTCTACCGTTCTTTTTGTAGTTGTTCCTCTTACTCTTGGGTATATTTCAAGGGTATTATTGCTTAAATATAAAGGGCCGGAATGGTTTGAAAATGTATTTTTAAAGATATTAAAGCCTGTAACAATCCTGGGGCTCTTATTGACGCTGGTTATTCTTTTCGCGTTTCAGGGAAATATCATCATCGAAAATCCGCTGCATATTTTACTTATAGCGGCCCCATTATCCATTCAAACTTATTTTATTTTTATTATAGGGTATTTCTGGTCAAAAAAATGGCGTTTAAAACATAATATCGCGTCTCCGGCCGCGATGATCGGCGCGAGTAATTTTTTTGAATTGTCGGTGGCCGTCGCGATTTCCCTTTTCGGCCTTAAAAGCGGCGCGGCCCTCGCGACGGTTGTGGGTGTTCTGACCGAGGTTCCGATAATGCTGAGCCTGGTTAGTTTTTCGAATAAGACCACGCACTGGTTTAAGGAATAA
- a CDS encoding metalloregulator ArsR/SmtB family transcription factor produces the protein MKEELNLFKALSEETRLRIMILLSQRELCVCQLEWALELSQAKVSRHLTVLKNAGLIHDRREGLWIFYSLLKPKNELEIFIQKYLKDYFIKKHDLFKKDLNNMKKCVDKPMNKLTTRRR, from the coding sequence ATGAAAGAAGAATTGAATTTATTTAAAGCGCTGTCGGAAGAAACCCGCTTAAGGATTATGATACTTTTATCCCAGCGGGAATTGTGTGTTTGCCAGTTGGAATGGGCCTTGGAATTAAGCCAGGCAAAGGTATCCCGTCATCTCACTGTTCTTAAAAATGCCGGGCTTATCCATGACAGGCGGGAGGGGTTGTGGATATTTTATTCTCTTCTTAAACCTAAAAATGAGCTTGAAATATTTATCCAAAAATATTTAAAAGATTACTTTATTAAAAAGCACGATTTATTTAAAAAAGATTTAAATAATATGAAGAAATGTGTGGACAAACCAATGAATAAATTGACTACAAGAAGGCGGTAA